In a single window of the Bactrocera dorsalis isolate Fly_Bdor chromosome 2, ASM2337382v1, whole genome shotgun sequence genome:
- the LOC105222003 gene encoding uncharacterized protein LOC105222003 isoform X1, with product MYRTRGGNSIAMTLLWLAALDVAAAPTAAVAITTNASAAITSATTTIAVTTTTTTTTTITASNPQIPYTANRKIIPNTPQWLRMATVAASATPYAPASEPAAGLPRTTALALASVSALISTLPPLSQSNAANYFTLVGKFNPVGEAAWTRAAEAARGAAAAVNAAVAATTFDSNPNTNSGNNKNNNPTFTTPLNVSQHPGELCNRRCIAGDSRICYFKFTLEHYQVMGVACGRCALGIIADCYAPQCILADGYEKGVMSINRQLPGPAIQVCRGDLIIVDVANQALGTAAAIHWHGQHMVATPWSDGVPFVTQCPIHFANSFRYHFWATEAGTHFYHSHSGHHKVNGQYGALIVRDEPAAMLSKDTYDFDLPEHYMLIADWMHTYGEQYFPGEPSSAGIFPDSVLINGRGIYYTKEGVRVPTVVPPMRYYVLPGKRYRFRLINSISHSCPFQLQIERHNMSIIASDSYDLKPYAFDTIISNAGERYDFVVFTNNTEGDYWIRVRGIGVCAILPTESFALLRYMSNEVTVNSNEERPLPPMPLYNETYVSGVFLNHPNGSCGASDNHCISELESLEQDEILRTATPDHQFFLAFHNFPVPNSEIFKNGNYYHFANLQNNLTIVGAINNLSFVFPSYPPLTQPEAMNDTQFCTELERPAHCRGNRLCPCVHRLLVRHGSVVELILVDETELVGRLHHPFHLHGHRFIVTALGRDSAGMPMSVSTAKRLKVNNNLLAHNSNNTRPPFKDTVSIPSRGYAVVRFRAENPGFWLMHCHYEWHLSIGMGLILQVGNTSEMVPTPKGFPSCGNYLPELNELQAFRAKKLYFM from the exons ATGTATCGAACGCGAGGCGGCAACAGCATTGCCATGACTTTGCTTTGGCTCGCTGCACTCGACGTTGCAGCCGCACCAACAGCAGCGGTGGCAATAACGACAAATGCCAGCGCGGCAATAaccagtgcaacaacaacaattgctgtcacgacaacaacaacaactacaacaacaataactgccTCAAATCCGCAAATCCCATATACAGCAAATCggaaaataattccaaataccCCACAATGGCTAAGAATGGCAACAGTTGCAGCGTCCGCTACGCCATACGCGCCCGCGTCCGAACCAGCTGCTGGCTTACCGCGCACAACAGCATTGGCTCTAGCCTCAGTTTCAGCGCTAATATCCACGCTGCCGCCATTGAGTCAAAGCAATGCTGCAAATTACTTCACTTTAGTCGGCAAATTTAATCCGGTCGGCGAAGCGGCATGGACGCGGGCAGCCGAGGCAGCCAGAGGGgcagcagctgctgtaaatGCAGCTGTTGCTGCCACAACGTTTGACAGTAATCCTAATACCAACAgtggcaataacaaaaataacaacccTACTTTCACCACACCGTTAAATGTTAGTCAACATCCTGGCGAGCTGTGCAATCGTCGTTGCATCGCTGGCGACAGTCGCATTTGCTATTTCAAATTTACACTAGAACATTACCAGGTCATGGGGGT CGCTTGTGGGCGTTGCGCGCTCGGCATCATCGCCGATTGCTATGCACCACAATGCATCTTGGCCGATGGTTATGAGAAGGGTGTAATGAGCATTAACCGGCAACTACCCGGTCCAGCCATTCAGGTGTGTCGCGGCGATTTGATTATAGTGGATGTGGCTAACCAAGCCCTTGGTACTGCAGCTGCTATACACTGGCATGGTCAGCATATGGTTGCGACCCCCTGGTCGGATGGTGTACCCTTTGTCACACAATGCCCCATACATTTTGCCAACTCGTTCCGTTACCATTTTTGGGCCACCGAAGCGGGTACGCATTTCTACCACTCGCACTCAG GTCACCACAAGGTCAATGGTCAATATGGCGCCCTAATTGTGCGCGATGAGCCCGCTGCCATGCTCAGCAAAGACACCTATGACTTCGATTTACCTGAACACTATATGCTCATAGCCGACTGGATGCATACATATGGCGAACAATATTTTCCTGGAGAGCCTTCTTCAGCTGGCATATTTCCAGATTCTGTGCTGATCAATGGTCGTGGTATATATTATACCAAAGAGGGTGTACGTGTGCCAACAGTGGTGCCACCAATGCGTTATTACGTTTTACCGGGAAAACGCTATCGCTTCAGACTTATAAATTCGATTAGTCACTCGTGTCCGTTTCAATTGCAG ATCGAACGTCACAACATGAGCATCATTGCTTCCGATTCTTACGATTTGAAGCCGTACGCCTTCGATACAATCATCTCAAATGCCGGTGAGCGTTACGATTTCGTTGTATTCACTAATAATACTGAGGGTGATTACTGGATTCGTGTACGCGGTATAGGTGTTTGTGCCATCTTGCCGACAGAGTCATTTGCGCTGCTACGCTATATGAGCAATGAAGTTACTGTAAATTCTAATGAGGAACGTCCATTACCACCGATGCCGTTGTATAATGAAACCTACGTTTCGGGGGTG TTCCTCAATCACCCCAATGGCAGCTGTGGCGCAAGCGACAATCACTGCATTAGCGAATTGGAGTCACTGGAACAGGACGAAATACTGCGCACTGCCACACCGGATCACCAGTTCTTCCTTgcatttcacaattttccaGTGCCAAATAGTGAAATCTTCAAAAATGGCAACTACTATCATTTCGCGA ATCTGCAGAATAATCTAACCATTGTGGGCGCTATCAACAATTTAAGTTTCGTCTTTCCAAGCTACCCACCGCTAACGCAACCCGAGGCTATGAACGATACACAATTTTGCACTGAACTTGAACGTCCGGCTCATTGTCGTGGTAATCGCCTGTGTCCGTGTGTGCATCGGCTACTCGTCCGGCACGGTAGTGTGGTCGAACTGATATTAGTCGATGAAACGGAAT TGGTCGGTCGCTTGCATCATCCATTTCATTTGCACGGCCATCGTTTTATCGTTACTGCCTTGGGACGTGATTCTGCTGGAATGCCAATGTCTGTTTCAACTGCCAAACGATTGAAAGTCAACAACAATTTGTTGGCacataacagcaacaacacaaggCCACCATTTAAGGATACCGTATCGATACCGAGTCGCGGATATGCAGTCGTACGCTTTCGAGCTGAAAATCCAG GATTCTGGCTAATGCACTGCCACTATGAATGGCATTTGTCCATCGGCATGGGCTTAATTCTGCAAGTGGGCAACACCAGCGAAATGGTGCCAACACCAAAAGGATTCCCCAGCTGTGGTAATTACCTACCCGAACTGAATGAGCTGCAAGCATTTCGcgctaaaaaattatatttcatgtaa
- the LOC105222003 gene encoding uncharacterized protein LOC105222003 isoform X2, whose translation MYRTRGGNSIAMTLLWLAALDVAAAPTAAVAITTNASAAITSATTTIAVTTTTTTTTTITASNPQIPYTANRKIIPNTPQWLRMATVAASATPYAPASEPAAGLPRTTALALASVSALISTLPPLSQSNAANYFTLVGKFNPVGEAAWTRAAEAARGAAAAVNAAVAATTFDSNPNTNSGNNKNNNPTFTTPLNVSQHPGELCNRRCIAGDSRICYFKFTLEHYQVMGVACGRCALGIIADCYAPQCILADGYEKGVMSINRQLPGPAIQVCRGDLIIVDVANQALGTAAAIHWHGQHMVATPWSDGVPFVTQCPIHFANSFRYHFWATEAGTHFYHSHSGHHKVNGQYGALIVRDEPAAMLSKDTYDFDLPEHYMLIADWMHTYGEQYFPGEPSSAGIFPDSVLINGRGIYYTKEGVRVPTVVPPMRYYVLPGKRYRFRLINSISHSCPFQLQIERHNMSIIASDSYDLKPYAFDTIISNAGERYDFVVFTNNTEGDYWIRVRGIGVCAILPTESFALLRYMSNEVTVNSNEERPLPPMPLYNETYVSGVFLNHPNGSCGASDNHCISELESLEQDEILRTATPDHQFFLAFHNFPVPNSEIFKNGNYYHFANLQNNLTIVGAINNLSFVFPSYPPLTQPEAMNDTQFCTELERPAHCRGNRLCPCVHRLLVRHGSVVELILVDETE comes from the exons ATGTATCGAACGCGAGGCGGCAACAGCATTGCCATGACTTTGCTTTGGCTCGCTGCACTCGACGTTGCAGCCGCACCAACAGCAGCGGTGGCAATAACGACAAATGCCAGCGCGGCAATAaccagtgcaacaacaacaattgctgtcacgacaacaacaacaactacaacaacaataactgccTCAAATCCGCAAATCCCATATACAGCAAATCggaaaataattccaaataccCCACAATGGCTAAGAATGGCAACAGTTGCAGCGTCCGCTACGCCATACGCGCCCGCGTCCGAACCAGCTGCTGGCTTACCGCGCACAACAGCATTGGCTCTAGCCTCAGTTTCAGCGCTAATATCCACGCTGCCGCCATTGAGTCAAAGCAATGCTGCAAATTACTTCACTTTAGTCGGCAAATTTAATCCGGTCGGCGAAGCGGCATGGACGCGGGCAGCCGAGGCAGCCAGAGGGgcagcagctgctgtaaatGCAGCTGTTGCTGCCACAACGTTTGACAGTAATCCTAATACCAACAgtggcaataacaaaaataacaacccTACTTTCACCACACCGTTAAATGTTAGTCAACATCCTGGCGAGCTGTGCAATCGTCGTTGCATCGCTGGCGACAGTCGCATTTGCTATTTCAAATTTACACTAGAACATTACCAGGTCATGGGGGT CGCTTGTGGGCGTTGCGCGCTCGGCATCATCGCCGATTGCTATGCACCACAATGCATCTTGGCCGATGGTTATGAGAAGGGTGTAATGAGCATTAACCGGCAACTACCCGGTCCAGCCATTCAGGTGTGTCGCGGCGATTTGATTATAGTGGATGTGGCTAACCAAGCCCTTGGTACTGCAGCTGCTATACACTGGCATGGTCAGCATATGGTTGCGACCCCCTGGTCGGATGGTGTACCCTTTGTCACACAATGCCCCATACATTTTGCCAACTCGTTCCGTTACCATTTTTGGGCCACCGAAGCGGGTACGCATTTCTACCACTCGCACTCAG GTCACCACAAGGTCAATGGTCAATATGGCGCCCTAATTGTGCGCGATGAGCCCGCTGCCATGCTCAGCAAAGACACCTATGACTTCGATTTACCTGAACACTATATGCTCATAGCCGACTGGATGCATACATATGGCGAACAATATTTTCCTGGAGAGCCTTCTTCAGCTGGCATATTTCCAGATTCTGTGCTGATCAATGGTCGTGGTATATATTATACCAAAGAGGGTGTACGTGTGCCAACAGTGGTGCCACCAATGCGTTATTACGTTTTACCGGGAAAACGCTATCGCTTCAGACTTATAAATTCGATTAGTCACTCGTGTCCGTTTCAATTGCAG ATCGAACGTCACAACATGAGCATCATTGCTTCCGATTCTTACGATTTGAAGCCGTACGCCTTCGATACAATCATCTCAAATGCCGGTGAGCGTTACGATTTCGTTGTATTCACTAATAATACTGAGGGTGATTACTGGATTCGTGTACGCGGTATAGGTGTTTGTGCCATCTTGCCGACAGAGTCATTTGCGCTGCTACGCTATATGAGCAATGAAGTTACTGTAAATTCTAATGAGGAACGTCCATTACCACCGATGCCGTTGTATAATGAAACCTACGTTTCGGGGGTG TTCCTCAATCACCCCAATGGCAGCTGTGGCGCAAGCGACAATCACTGCATTAGCGAATTGGAGTCACTGGAACAGGACGAAATACTGCGCACTGCCACACCGGATCACCAGTTCTTCCTTgcatttcacaattttccaGTGCCAAATAGTGAAATCTTCAAAAATGGCAACTACTATCATTTCGCGA ATCTGCAGAATAATCTAACCATTGTGGGCGCTATCAACAATTTAAGTTTCGTCTTTCCAAGCTACCCACCGCTAACGCAACCCGAGGCTATGAACGATACACAATTTTGCACTGAACTTGAACGTCCGGCTCATTGTCGTGGTAATCGCCTGTGTCCGTGTGTGCATCGGCTACTCGTCCGGCACGGTAGTGTGGTCGAACTGATATTAGTCGATGAAACGGAAT GA